The Litchfieldia alkalitelluris genome has a window encoding:
- a CDS encoding sigma 54-interacting transcriptional regulator translates to MQTVLIVGAGKGGTALLENLYNTKMIRIIAVIDINPSAPGRLLAKKLNIPDDDDWRNYLSDKIDIVVEATGNEKVFQAIREVRGKRTVVIPSSVAHVTAQLMEEKEELISKLRDESYKHDLIFNSTHDGMIVVNQDCEIILFNKSAEKITEIPKAEAIGRHIDKVIPLSRLPGVLSSRKIEVNQELLLHNGKKIITTRIPMINESGILFGAFAVFKEITEVVTLAAEITNLMEIHTMLEAVIQSSDDAISVVDEQGRGIIINPAYTRITGLTEEEVIGKPADVDISEGESMHMQVLTTRRPVRGFKLKVGPNKRDVVVNVAPIIVEGKLKGSVAVIHDMSEIRTLTNELHRARQIIRTLEAKYSFEDIIAISEEMKVAIEQAKLGAKTPATVLLRGESGTGKELFAHAIHNASDRKFNKFVRVNCAALSESLLESELFGYEEGAFSGAKRGGKRGLFEEANNGSIFLDEIGELSANTQAKLLRVLQENEIVRVGGTKSITINVRVIAATNVNLEKAISTGAFREDLYYRLNRMPIHIPPLRMRKQDITELSHHLLHKINQDYGRKIEGLTPEAIDYLMLYDWPGNVRELENVLGRAVIFMNSNEFFIDIKHIQSLSTINNPEPSNGTQVVIEKDQPLSEMVEIFEAKAIKEVLDRHDGNKTITAKSLGISLRSLYYKLEKYNLANSGMQ, encoded by the coding sequence TTGCAAACAGTATTAATAGTAGGTGCTGGAAAAGGTGGAACAGCTTTATTAGAAAATCTTTATAATACAAAGATGATAAGAATAATAGCTGTTATTGATATAAATCCAAGTGCCCCAGGTAGACTATTAGCTAAGAAATTAAATATTCCTGACGACGATGATTGGCGGAACTACTTATCAGATAAAATAGATATCGTTGTTGAAGCAACTGGAAATGAAAAAGTGTTTCAAGCTATTAGGGAAGTTAGAGGGAAACGTACAGTTGTTATTCCCAGTTCTGTTGCACATGTAACAGCTCAGTTGATGGAAGAGAAGGAAGAGTTAATATCAAAACTTAGAGATGAATCTTATAAGCATGACCTGATTTTTAATTCTACCCATGACGGAATGATTGTTGTTAATCAGGATTGTGAGATTATTCTGTTCAATAAAAGTGCTGAAAAAATAACAGAAATACCAAAAGCGGAAGCTATTGGTCGACATATTGATAAAGTTATTCCATTAAGTAGACTGCCTGGTGTTCTTTCTTCTAGAAAAATTGAAGTGAACCAAGAGTTGCTTTTACACAATGGAAAGAAAATTATAACGACAAGAATTCCGATGATAAATGAGTCGGGGATTCTTTTCGGTGCATTTGCAGTATTTAAAGAAATTACTGAGGTGGTTACTCTTGCTGCGGAGATAACGAACTTAATGGAAATACATACAATGCTTGAAGCAGTCATTCAGTCGTCGGATGATGCGATTTCAGTTGTAGACGAGCAAGGAAGAGGAATTATAATTAATCCAGCGTATACGAGAATAACGGGGCTTACTGAGGAAGAAGTTATTGGAAAGCCTGCGGATGTAGATATTTCTGAAGGTGAAAGTATGCATATGCAAGTTTTAACGACAAGAAGACCGGTTCGGGGCTTTAAATTAAAAGTTGGTCCTAACAAACGGGACGTTGTTGTTAATGTTGCTCCGATTATAGTTGAAGGTAAGTTAAAGGGAAGTGTTGCGGTCATCCATGATATGTCTGAAATCCGAACTTTAACTAACGAACTTCATCGTGCAAGACAAATTATTCGTACGCTAGAAGCTAAATATTCGTTTGAAGATATTATTGCAATATCTGAGGAAATGAAGGTGGCAATTGAACAAGCGAAGCTAGGTGCAAAAACGCCAGCGACGGTTCTGTTGCGAGGGGAATCTGGAACAGGAAAAGAATTGTTCGCTCATGCCATCCATAATGCTAGTGACCGAAAATTTAACAAGTTTGTTCGGGTGAATTGTGCAGCTCTGTCAGAATCATTATTAGAAAGTGAACTTTTTGGTTATGAAGAAGGAGCATTTTCAGGGGCTAAACGCGGTGGTAAGCGTGGATTATTTGAAGAAGCTAATAACGGAAGTATTTTCTTAGATGAGATCGGTGAATTATCTGCTAATACACAAGCAAAACTATTAAGAGTTCTACAGGAAAATGAAATTGTTCGTGTTGGGGGGACAAAGTCTATTACGATCAATGTTAGAGTGATTGCTGCAACGAATGTAAACCTAGAAAAAGCAATTTCGACTGGGGCGTTTCGAGAAGATTTATATTATCGACTTAACCGGATGCCGATACATATTCCACCACTGAGGATGAGGAAGCAAGATATTACAGAACTTTCACATCATTTACTACATAAAATTAACCAGGATTATGGTCGGAAAATAGAAGGGTTAACACCGGAGGCAATCGATTATCTCATGCTTTATGATTGGCCAGGAAATGTAAGGGAACTTGAAAATGTTCTTGGACGGGCTGTTATTTTCATGAATTCTAATGAGTTCTTTATAGACATTAAACACATTCAATCGTTATCTACGATAAATAATCCTGAACCAAGCAATGGTACTCAGGTTGTAATTGAGAAAGATCAACCTCTCTCAGAAATGGTGGAGATATTTGAAGCGAAAGCTATAAAAGAGGTCCTGGATCGACATGATGGTAATAAAACAATAACTGCAAAGTCGCTCGGAATCTCATTGCGAAGTTTATATTATAAGCTTGAAAAATATAACCTTGCAAATAGTGGCATGCAATAA
- the yqiS gene encoding phosphate butyryltransferase, which translates to MTLNNLIGKAKEINKKTIAVAAAEDHEVIEAVVQAINHKLGNFLLYGDREKMLELLHSMGEEYVKHEDIKVIHCNSKEKSAELAVKAVHSQDADVLMKGNIQTSTLLKSVLNKEYGLRTGRVLSHTAVFEIPNYDRFIFVTDAGMNISPTLEQKVEILNNAVSVARSIGVETPKVAPLAAVETINPSMSASLEGAVLTQMNRRGQIKNCIVDGPLGLDNAVSLAAAKLKGIESEVAGMADILVVPSIEVGNILYKSLVYFAGAKVGAVISGAKVPIVVTSRADSAESKLYSLALAVCYSEK; encoded by the coding sequence ATGACTTTAAATAATCTAATTGGAAAAGCAAAAGAAATCAACAAGAAGACAATAGCTGTTGCTGCTGCAGAAGATCACGAGGTAATAGAAGCTGTTGTTCAAGCAATCAATCATAAACTTGGGAATTTCCTTTTATACGGGGATCGAGAAAAAATGCTAGAATTGCTTCATTCAATGGGTGAAGAATATGTAAAGCATGAAGATATCAAAGTGATTCATTGTAATTCAAAGGAAAAGTCAGCGGAATTAGCTGTTAAAGCAGTTCATTCACAAGATGCAGATGTACTTATGAAAGGGAACATTCAAACTTCAACATTATTAAAGTCTGTATTGAATAAAGAGTATGGCCTTAGAACAGGCAGAGTACTATCGCACACTGCTGTTTTTGAGATTCCTAATTACGATCGGTTTATTTTTGTGACAGATGCTGGGATGAATATATCTCCAACACTAGAGCAGAAAGTAGAAATTTTAAACAATGCCGTGTCAGTTGCTAGATCTATCGGTGTTGAGACACCTAAGGTCGCCCCACTAGCAGCGGTTGAGACAATTAATCCGTCAATGAGTGCTTCTTTAGAGGGAGCGGTCTTAACTCAGATGAATCGTCGTGGGCAAATTAAAAACTGTATAGTTGACGGGCCTTTAGGGTTAGATAATGCTGTGTCGTTAGCTGCTGCTAAATTAAAGGGAATTGAAAGTGAAGTAGCAGGTATGGCTGATATACTTGTGGTCCCTTCAATTGAAGTAGGAAATATTTTATACAAGTCTCTTGTGTATTTTGCAGGAGCCAAAGTAGGCGCAGTTATCTCTGGTGCAAAAGTTCCTATTGTAGTAACATCTAGGGCGGATTCAGCTGAAAGTAAGCTTTATTCACTAGCATTAGCGGTATGTTACTCTGAGAAATAA
- the bcd gene encoding branched-chain amino acid dehydrogenase, whose product MEMFKYMEMYDYEQLVLCQDKQSGLKAIIAIHDTTLGPALGGTRMWTYESEDAAIEDALRLAKGMTYKNAVAGLNLGGGKTVIIGDPRKDKNEEMFRAFGRYIQGLNGRYITAEDVGTTVADMDLIHEETDYVTGISPAFGSSGNPSPVTAYGVYRGMKAAAKEAFGTDSLEGKIVAVQGVGNVAYTLCKYLHEEGAQLIVTDINKDAVKRAVEEFGAKAVEVDEIYGVDCDIYAPCALGASVNDDTIPQFKAKVIAGAANNQLKEPRHGDIIHELGIVYAPDYVINAGGVINVADELYGYNYERAIKKVELIYNNIEKVIQIAKRDGIPTYLAADRLAEERIERMRNSRSQFLQNGHHILSRRNGR is encoded by the coding sequence ATGGAAATGTTTAAATATATGGAAATGTATGATTACGAGCAATTGGTTTTGTGTCAAGACAAGCAATCTGGATTAAAGGCAATTATTGCGATACATGATACTACTTTAGGACCAGCTCTTGGTGGAACTAGAATGTGGACATATGAATCAGAGGATGCTGCAATTGAAGATGCCCTACGTTTGGCAAAGGGAATGACTTATAAAAACGCTGTAGCTGGTTTGAATCTTGGTGGGGGAAAAACGGTTATTATCGGAGATCCTCGTAAAGATAAGAATGAAGAGATGTTCCGTGCATTTGGTCGTTATATTCAAGGCTTAAATGGCCGTTACATAACTGCCGAAGATGTAGGTACAACTGTAGCTGATATGGATTTAATTCATGAAGAAACAGACTATGTAACAGGGATTTCTCCGGCATTTGGTTCATCAGGAAATCCATCGCCGGTGACAGCTTATGGTGTATATCGCGGGATGAAAGCTGCTGCGAAAGAAGCTTTTGGTACTGATTCGTTAGAGGGGAAAATTGTAGCTGTACAAGGGGTTGGAAATGTTGCTTATACTCTTTGTAAGTACCTCCATGAAGAAGGGGCGCAACTTATTGTCACAGATATTAATAAAGATGCAGTCAAACGAGCGGTAGAGGAATTTGGTGCTAAAGCAGTTGAAGTAGATGAAATTTATGGAGTGGATTGTGATATTTATGCTCCATGTGCATTAGGTGCATCTGTAAATGATGATACTATTCCACAATTTAAAGCAAAAGTAATTGCTGGAGCTGCTAATAACCAATTAAAAGAACCACGTCACGGTGACATCATCCATGAATTAGGCATTGTCTATGCACCAGATTATGTTATTAATGCGGGTGGAGTTATTAATGTGGCAGATGAGTTATATGGTTATAACTATGAACGTGCTATTAAAAAGGTAGAACTTATTTATAATAATATTGAAAAGGTTATTCAGATTGCTAAACGTGATGGAATACCAACCTATCTTGCAGCAGATCGATTAGCTGAGGAACGTATTGAAAGAATGCGTAATTCTCGTAGTCAGTTTCTTCAAAACGGCCATCATATCTTGAGTCGAAGAAATGGTAGATAA